In the Mycolicibacterium thermoresistibile genome, one interval contains:
- a CDS encoding SDR family NAD(P)-dependent oxidoreductase: MNDLLHGRTALVTGSSRGIGRAIAQRLAAEGATVAVTARSQTPSPSTRAGQSTVLPGTIGETIELIEAAGGKAFGIVADLEDPRQRADLIDQVVQHTGRIDILVNNAGFADYSMVEKMSLETFDRTVEHYLRTPFVLTQAAIPHMRAQGAGWIVNIGSVTGLPPIRPYRDYNKTSGDVIYASLKAALHRFTQGVAAELLDSNIAVNAVGPSSAVRTPGAASLIPDTFPTEPVEYLAETVLAMCHRPAAERTGLVAFSLHYPWSQRIPVHTLDGREVLPPLEPPATANPNILPGGM; the protein is encoded by the coding sequence ATGAACGACTTACTCCACGGCAGGACGGCGTTGGTGACCGGCAGCAGCCGGGGGATCGGGCGCGCCATCGCCCAGCGGTTGGCGGCCGAGGGGGCGACGGTGGCGGTCACCGCGAGATCCCAGACCCCATCGCCGTCGACCAGGGCCGGGCAGTCCACGGTGCTTCCCGGCACCATCGGCGAGACCATCGAACTGATCGAGGCGGCGGGCGGCAAGGCCTTCGGCATCGTCGCAGATCTCGAGGACCCGCGGCAGCGGGCCGATCTGATCGACCAGGTGGTACAGCACACCGGCCGCATCGACATCCTGGTCAACAACGCCGGTTTCGCCGACTATTCGATGGTCGAGAAGATGTCACTGGAAACCTTCGACCGGACCGTCGAGCACTACCTGCGCACGCCGTTCGTGCTGACCCAGGCGGCCATCCCGCACATGCGGGCCCAGGGGGCCGGCTGGATCGTCAACATCGGCTCGGTGACGGGTCTGCCGCCGATCCGGCCGTACCGTGACTACAACAAGACGTCCGGCGACGTCATCTACGCCTCGTTGAAAGCGGCGCTGCACCGGTTCACCCAGGGCGTGGCCGCCGAACTGCTGGACTCCAACATCGCGGTGAACGCCGTGGGGCCGAGCAGTGCGGTGCGCACCCCGGGGGCGGCGAGCCTCATTCCCGACACGTTCCCCACCGAACCGGTCGAGTACCTCGCCGAGACAGTGCTCGCGATGTGCCACCGGCCGGCGGCGGAACGCACCGGACTGGTCGCGTTCAGTCTGCATTACCCGTGGTCACAACGGATTCCGGTGCACACCCTGGACGGTCGCGAGGTGCTTCCGCCGCTCGAGCCGCCGGCGACGGCCAACCCGAACATCCTGCCGGGCGGGATGTGA
- a CDS encoding Dabb family protein, translating to MYGVTRLLDVVPEHRDRVVTALRQAATASGARRWVVERTDPRSRNGGDILLHLRFPDADRWSGHAPRFDELLADTAITRVNGACYQGTPVSTGQPGTVYRTLLLRVAPGTDAETVARFESELAAMPRYVRSIRAWQLSRVTEAVGATPWTHVFEQEFTDVAGLMGPYLMHPIHWAVVDRWFDPETTEVIVRDRVCHSFCVSPAPVLS from the coding sequence ATGTACGGTGTGACCCGCCTGCTCGACGTCGTGCCCGAACATCGCGACCGGGTGGTGACGGCGCTGCGTCAGGCTGCGACCGCCTCCGGCGCGCGTCGGTGGGTCGTCGAACGGACCGATCCCCGATCCCGCAACGGTGGGGACATACTGCTGCATCTGCGGTTCCCCGATGCGGACCGATGGTCAGGGCACGCACCACGATTCGACGAGCTGTTGGCCGACACCGCGATCACCCGGGTCAACGGCGCCTGCTATCAGGGCACACCGGTGAGCACCGGGCAGCCCGGAACGGTCTACCGCACGTTGTTGCTCCGGGTGGCGCCCGGCACCGACGCCGAAACGGTGGCTCGATTCGAATCCGAGCTTGCGGCGATGCCCCGATATGTGCGCAGCATCCGGGCCTGGCAGCTGAGCCGGGTGACCGAAGCGGTGGGCGCGACACCCTGGACGCACGTGTTCGAACAGGAGTTCACCGACGTCGCCGGGTTGATGGGCCCCTATCTCATGCATCCGATCCACTGGGCTGTGGTGGACCGCTGGTTCGATCCGGAGACCACCGAGGTCATCGTGCGGGACCGGGTCTGCCACAGCTTCTGTGTCAGCCCCGCTCCGGTGCTGTCCTGA
- a CDS encoding flavin-containing monooxygenase has protein sequence MPTDPTVLSAETASHAEELRMYLRHADAGVLVAVLAQLTGDPGVVDRFGPRIEHVPDPPEHVGVTDAATLDALVEAVVAAMGGDRPDHRLPPDDPQLFVRIAPLALGTPVDTDYVGLLLEQGGFHPSQPVLPRTARLPADFSVTVIGAGMAGMAAALELADAGIDYQIIDRNDDVGGTWCTTVYPGIGVDTPSAYYSLSRDINPDWSSYYPNGAEYQQYLLSVADKHGLREHIRFGTEVTALRWDDDRDQWQVHTVGPDGTKQVSYANVVIPAAGYLNRPRWPEVEGRHTFTGVSVHSAQWDPELDLTGKRVAVIGAGCTAVQIVDACVDQVAHLTVFQRQPHWVAPRKRLSDDVPEHRRWLNNHIPFYANWNRLKSFWGTADNNYPVILRDPQWAAEHPLSISKANDALLQLCLDYIDRTFGAGSELAAKVTPDFAPYGKRIIRDPGGYYAALTRPHVNLEAAEPARINERGIVTQEGRQIDLDVIIYATGYYLDFLSTVDIRGRDGVRLAEVWGDSPSAYRGGTVPGFPNMFVSSAPNYSPGHGAGHNFGVEIMVHYVMECLQLMALRGARTIEVKPEAFTDYVRRVDEAMADTVWCHTPTAHTYYRSGSGRIVTAFPFRLIDMWQSHRAPIEDDFILR, from the coding sequence ATGCCGACCGACCCGACCGTGCTCTCGGCCGAAACCGCTTCACACGCCGAGGAATTACGGATGTACCTACGTCACGCGGACGCCGGGGTGCTGGTGGCGGTGCTCGCTCAGCTCACCGGAGATCCCGGTGTCGTCGACCGGTTCGGACCGCGCATAGAGCATGTTCCGGACCCACCGGAACATGTCGGCGTCACCGACGCCGCCACGCTCGACGCCCTGGTGGAGGCGGTGGTTGCGGCCATGGGCGGAGACCGGCCGGATCATCGGTTGCCGCCCGACGACCCGCAGCTGTTCGTCCGGATCGCGCCGTTGGCGCTGGGCACCCCCGTCGACACCGACTATGTCGGCCTGCTGCTGGAGCAGGGCGGATTCCACCCCTCGCAGCCGGTGCTGCCTCGGACGGCCCGCCTGCCGGCGGATTTCAGCGTGACCGTCATCGGCGCCGGAATGGCGGGTATGGCGGCGGCGCTGGAACTGGCCGACGCCGGAATCGACTATCAGATCATCGACCGCAACGACGACGTGGGCGGCACCTGGTGCACCACGGTGTACCCGGGCATCGGGGTGGACACGCCGTCGGCCTACTACTCGTTGTCACGCGACATCAACCCCGATTGGTCCAGCTACTACCCGAACGGCGCCGAGTACCAGCAGTACCTGCTGTCGGTGGCCGACAAACACGGGCTGCGCGAACACATCCGGTTCGGAACCGAGGTGACGGCGCTGCGGTGGGACGACGACCGCGACCAGTGGCAGGTCCACACCGTCGGCCCGGACGGCACGAAACAGGTCAGCTACGCCAACGTGGTGATCCCGGCGGCCGGTTACCTCAACCGCCCACGCTGGCCGGAGGTCGAGGGCCGGCACACGTTCACCGGGGTCAGTGTGCACTCCGCCCAATGGGATCCGGAACTGGATCTGACGGGCAAGCGGGTCGCCGTGATCGGCGCCGGTTGCACCGCGGTGCAGATCGTCGACGCCTGTGTCGATCAGGTCGCGCACCTGACGGTCTTCCAACGGCAACCGCACTGGGTCGCCCCGCGGAAACGGTTGAGCGACGACGTGCCCGAACACCGGCGCTGGCTCAACAACCACATCCCGTTCTACGCCAACTGGAACCGGTTGAAATCCTTCTGGGGTACCGCGGACAACAACTACCCGGTCATCCTGCGCGATCCGCAATGGGCCGCCGAGCATCCGCTGTCGATCTCGAAGGCCAATGACGCGCTGCTGCAGCTCTGCCTCGATTACATCGACCGGACCTTCGGCGCCGGCAGCGAGTTGGCGGCGAAGGTCACCCCTGACTTCGCGCCGTACGGCAAGCGGATCATCCGTGATCCGGGTGGCTACTACGCCGCGTTGACCCGACCGCACGTAAATCTCGAAGCCGCCGAACCGGCCCGGATCAATGAGCGCGGCATCGTCACCCAGGAGGGGCGGCAGATCGATCTCGACGTGATCATCTACGCCACCGGCTATTACCTGGATTTCCTGTCCACCGTGGACATCCGGGGCCGCGACGGTGTCCGGCTGGCCGAGGTGTGGGGCGACAGCCCCAGCGCCTACCGCGGCGGGACGGTCCCCGGATTCCCGAACATGTTCGTCTCCTCCGCGCCCAACTACAGCCCCGGTCACGGGGCCGGGCACAACTTCGGAGTCGAGATCATGGTGCACTACGTGATGGAGTGCCTGCAGTTGATGGCGCTGCGCGGGGCGCGGACCATCGAGGTGAAGCCGGAGGCGTTCACCGACTATGTCCGGCGGGTGGACGAGGCGATGGCCGACACCGTCTGGTGCCACACCCCCACCGCACACACCTATTACCGGTCCGGCAGCGGCCGCATCGTGACGGCGTTCCCGTTCCGTCTGATCGACATGTGGCAGAGCCATCGGGCCCCGATCGAGGACGATTTCATTCTGCGATGA
- a CDS encoding acyl-CoA synthetase, with product MDDLHAVVASARGHALGDIPRRSARRHPDKVAIIDGDVTWTFAEFEHWVDRAAAALSDHGFAPGDRVAVLSRNCRQFAVLAFATARAGVVLVPINFMLTAEEISYILGHCGARGFLVEADLVPTAEAAMRLGGSVTTTAALVLPGQALPPGWTDFDRWLQTTSPAPHPYVADDQMIRLMYTSGTESRPKGAMHSSRSLMGNYVSTIIAGSMESGDVEIHSLPLYHCAQLDNFLITDVYLGATSIILPRPDPELVLRTIERHRVTNYFAPPTVWISLLRSPVFDTVDLSSLRKGYYGASAMPAEILAEIRDRLPGLRLWNFYGQTEMAPLATALGPDEQDAHAGAAGRPVTNVETVILDDDGAVLPAGTVGEIAHRSPHLMLGYYDDPAKTAEAFRGGWFHSGDLGYFDEHGMLHVVDRKKDMINTGGENVASREVEEVIYRHPAVEEVAVFGLPHPTWVEAVVAAVVTRNGMTLGEEELLGHCREHLAGFKTPKQVFFVDSLPKNPSGKLLKRVLRERYSEKAPH from the coding sequence ATGGATGACCTGCATGCGGTGGTCGCGTCGGCGCGTGGCCACGCACTCGGTGACATTCCACGACGGTCGGCCCGTCGGCATCCGGACAAGGTCGCGATCATCGACGGCGACGTGACGTGGACGTTCGCAGAGTTCGAACACTGGGTGGACCGCGCGGCGGCGGCGCTGAGCGATCACGGCTTCGCCCCCGGCGACCGCGTGGCGGTGCTGTCCCGCAACTGCCGGCAGTTCGCGGTGCTGGCGTTCGCCACCGCGCGGGCCGGGGTGGTGCTGGTGCCGATCAACTTCATGCTGACCGCCGAGGAGATCTCGTACATCCTCGGCCACTGCGGGGCACGGGGTTTCCTCGTCGAGGCCGATCTGGTGCCCACGGCGGAGGCCGCGATGCGCCTGGGCGGATCGGTCACCACCACCGCTGCTCTGGTGCTGCCCGGTCAGGCCCTGCCGCCCGGGTGGACGGATTTCGACCGCTGGCTGCAGACCACGTCGCCCGCGCCGCACCCGTATGTGGCGGACGACCAGATGATCCGGCTCATGTACACCAGCGGCACCGAGTCGCGGCCGAAGGGGGCGATGCATTCCAGCCGCAGCCTGATGGGCAACTACGTCAGCACGATCATCGCCGGATCGATGGAGAGCGGCGATGTCGAGATCCACTCGCTGCCGCTCTATCACTGCGCACAGCTGGACAACTTCCTGATCACCGACGTCTATCTCGGCGCCACCAGCATCATCCTGCCGCGTCCGGATCCCGAGCTGGTGCTGCGGACCATCGAGCGTCACCGGGTCACGAACTACTTCGCACCGCCGACGGTGTGGATATCGCTGCTGCGCTCCCCGGTGTTCGACACCGTGGATCTGTCCAGCCTGCGCAAGGGCTATTACGGCGCGTCCGCGATGCCGGCGGAGATCCTGGCCGAGATCCGCGACCGGCTGCCCGGATTGCGGTTGTGGAACTTCTACGGCCAGACCGAGATGGCGCCGTTGGCGACGGCGTTGGGTCCGGACGAGCAGGATGCGCACGCCGGGGCGGCCGGCCGGCCGGTGACCAATGTCGAGACGGTGATCCTCGACGACGACGGTGCGGTGCTGCCCGCGGGAACCGTCGGGGAGATCGCCCACCGCAGCCCACATCTGATGCTCGGTTACTACGACGATCCCGCCAAGACGGCCGAGGCGTTCCGCGGCGGCTGGTTCCACTCCGGGGACCTCGGCTATTTCGACGAGCACGGGATGTTGCACGTCGTGGACCGCAAGAAGGACATGATCAACACCGGCGGGGAGAACGTCGCCAGCCGCGAGGTCGAGGAGGTCATCTACCGCCACCCCGCGGTGGAGGAGGTGGCCGTGTTCGGTCTGCCTCATCCCACCTGGGTCGAAGCGGTGGTGGCCGCGGTGGTGACCCGGAACGGTATGACGCTCGGCGAGGAGGAGCTCCTGGGCCACTGCCGGGAGCATCTCGCGGGGTTCAAGACCCCGAAACAGGTGTTCTTCGTCGACTCGCTGCCCAAGAATCCCAGCGGCAAGCTGCTCAAACGGGTGCTGCGGGAACGGTACTCGGAGAAGGCGCCGCATTGA